From one Catellatospora sp. IY07-71 genomic stretch:
- a CDS encoding S8 family serine peptidase yields MAEKVVSVNKHGFSVKNTHGLPFRPVSAFVPAPRRTPASRAPDLRRPVVAVLDTGVDPAHPWFQGDPGDPVLLDAYDEGWPRPAIADYGPHHGTFVAGVVRQHAPDAIILSVTLDRGKDGRIADRQILKALTHLYDQQHRLIDVICLAIGFRSLNAADECYKEEVRAAVDRLAERGTILVAAAGNYGTPEPVYPAAFASKAALVASVGAVTVKGHLADFSRDEDWVTRHCVGVDVFSATPLASGGALSTLDDMAVHDDNEQTALTGFGVGSGTSYAAAAYAGMLAQALLDQSGVAPFDTSTPRERAERVLNALTTPDPHRAGNGEAA; encoded by the coding sequence ATGGCGGAGAAGGTCGTCAGCGTGAACAAGCACGGGTTCAGCGTCAAGAACACGCACGGCCTGCCGTTCAGGCCGGTGTCCGCGTTCGTGCCCGCGCCGCGCCGGACTCCGGCGAGTCGTGCGCCCGACCTGCGGCGGCCTGTCGTCGCGGTCCTGGACACCGGCGTCGACCCCGCCCACCCCTGGTTCCAGGGCGATCCGGGCGACCCGGTGCTCCTCGACGCGTACGACGAGGGCTGGCCGCGTCCCGCGATCGCCGACTACGGCCCCCACCACGGCACGTTCGTGGCCGGTGTGGTCCGGCAGCATGCGCCGGACGCGATCATCCTGTCGGTCACGCTCGACCGCGGCAAGGACGGGCGCATCGCCGACCGGCAGATCCTCAAGGCGCTGACCCACCTGTACGACCAGCAGCACAGGCTCATCGACGTCATCTGCCTCGCGATCGGCTTCCGGTCCCTGAACGCCGCCGACGAGTGCTACAAGGAGGAGGTGCGGGCCGCCGTCGACCGGCTGGCCGAGCGCGGCACGATCCTGGTCGCCGCCGCCGGCAACTACGGCACGCCCGAGCCGGTGTACCCGGCCGCGTTCGCTTCCAAGGCGGCGCTGGTGGCCTCGGTCGGCGCGGTGACCGTCAAGGGGCACCTGGCCGACTTCAGCCGGGACGAGGATTGGGTCACCCGCCACTGCGTCGGTGTCGACGTGTTCAGCGCCACGCCGCTGGCATCCGGCGGCGCGCTCTCGACGCTCGACGACATGGCGGTCCACGACGACAACGAGCAAACCGCGCTGACCGGCTTCGGCGTCGGCAGCGGCACCTCGTACGCCGCCGCGGCCTACGCCGGGATGCTGGCACAGGCGCTGCTCGACCAGTCCGGTGTGGCGCCCTTCGACACCTCGACCCCCCGGGAGCGGGCCGAGCGCGTGCTGAACGCCCTCACCACGCCCGACCCGCACAGGGCCGGGAACGGGGAGGCCGCATGA
- a CDS encoding RNA polymerase sigma factor: MTAAAGADTVPAEGRAAVLAGLLEKAREGDRGALDAIVREVNPLLWHVARAQGLAAEPAADVVQTTWLVFVRHLDTIRTPQALLGWLATTARREAWRLLRQERAGADPDSEVVEHALSPAADVDEQVLTHERDRALWRALQAVSDRCRRLLRVVALVDRPDYDVLAEAMGMPRGSIGPTRGRCLAKVRELLLADPTWSR; the protein is encoded by the coding sequence ATGACGGCGGCGGCCGGAGCGGACACCGTCCCGGCCGAGGGCCGCGCGGCGGTGCTGGCCGGGCTGCTGGAGAAGGCGCGCGAGGGCGACCGCGGCGCGCTGGACGCCATCGTGCGCGAGGTCAACCCGCTGCTGTGGCACGTCGCCCGCGCGCAGGGCCTGGCCGCCGAGCCCGCCGCCGACGTGGTGCAGACGACGTGGCTGGTGTTCGTACGCCACCTCGACACCATCCGCACCCCGCAGGCGCTGCTGGGCTGGCTGGCCACGACCGCCCGGCGGGAGGCGTGGCGGCTGCTGCGCCAGGAACGCGCCGGCGCCGACCCGGACTCCGAGGTGGTGGAGCACGCGCTGTCCCCGGCGGCCGACGTGGACGAGCAGGTGCTCACCCACGAGCGCGACCGGGCGCTGTGGCGCGCCCTGCAGGCGGTGTCCGACCGGTGCCGCCGCCTGCTGCGCGTCGTGGCGCTGGTGGACCGGCCCGACTACGACGTGCTGGCCGAGGCCATGGGCATGCCCCGGGGCAGCATCGGCCCCACCCGGGGCCGCTGCCTGGCGAAAGTACGCGAGCTGCTGCTCGCCGATCCCACCTGGAGCCGGTGA
- a CDS encoding CHAT domain-containing protein produces MSDRPRAAELHAAGVAATNDMRPALGARRHRAALRVLDDAPPGGDPAEDAALRARILVSLAYAVSELGRIAEGLGHLDEAERLLPPQQRGTLHGQRAVMLRRTGRDDEALAEYGRALRVLDERREPRDLARVLLNRAVLHLHAPRPAAARADLGRAAQVAQRHGFGLIAAKARHNLALLDLAAGDLPRALGAFAALSVEYTRSAPGVLPLLGLDRARVLLAAGLFREADDDLAAALARLRAQGMGQDEAEALLARAEAALLAGRHADARRWAGQARSCFLKRRNGRWAALADLVDLRAAYATGGPDRVLLRRANTLAARLSELALDEDARVAGLLAARANAALGRTADAVDALRRHGVLRHGDRLDTRVLGRLARAEVAAASGRAGTAARQLTTGLAELHRYRAQVGCLDLQTGAAVHGRDLAGAGLRRALDRGRPAEVFAWAERSRAQALLLPPVRPPADPETAAALAALRQVRLAVREAERAGRPAGAQRSHAAELERRIRHRSWTLAGPGTGGAPAPMGTVAQALGDAAMAVYLHDGPALRALVLAGGTARLVDAGRPAAAAEIALRLRASLDARAGRALPPRLADAVLASVRRDAAELAAAVLGPVLAVAGDRDLVLVPTGELLTVPWSLLPGAAGRPVTVAASATSWYTARQRAYGEPGPAGPALLVAGPGNDRAEAEVHKIARCHPGARVLTGPAATAAATLAGCDGAALLHVAAHGRHQGENALFSAFELADGPLMGYDLQQLSVAPRVAVLSACELGLADVRPGHESVGLSTALIAAGTATVVASVSRVADDVAMHVMTGFHRRLAAGAAPAAALAAAAGETEPAGFVCFGAG; encoded by the coding sequence GTGAGCGACCGGCCGCGCGCCGCCGAGCTGCACGCGGCCGGGGTCGCGGCCACCAACGACATGCGCCCGGCGCTGGGCGCGCGGCGGCACCGGGCGGCGCTGCGGGTGCTGGACGACGCCCCGCCCGGCGGCGACCCGGCCGAGGACGCCGCGCTGCGCGCCCGGATCCTGGTCAGCCTCGCCTACGCGGTCTCGGAGCTGGGCCGCATCGCCGAGGGCCTGGGCCACCTGGACGAGGCGGAGCGGCTGCTGCCGCCCCAGCAGCGCGGCACGCTGCACGGGCAGCGGGCGGTGATGCTGCGCCGCACCGGCCGCGACGACGAGGCGCTGGCCGAGTACGGCCGGGCGCTGCGGGTGCTCGACGAGCGCCGGGAGCCCCGCGACCTGGCCCGGGTGCTGCTGAACCGGGCCGTGCTGCACCTGCACGCGCCCCGCCCGGCGGCGGCCCGTGCCGACCTTGGCCGTGCCGCCCAGGTGGCGCAGCGCCACGGCTTCGGCCTCATCGCCGCCAAGGCCCGGCACAACCTGGCCCTGCTCGACCTCGCCGCCGGTGACCTGCCCAGGGCGCTGGGCGCGTTCGCGGCCCTGTCCGTCGAGTACACCCGCTCCGCGCCCGGCGTGCTGCCCCTGCTCGGCCTGGACCGGGCCCGGGTGCTGCTGGCCGCGGGCCTGTTCCGGGAGGCCGACGACGATCTCGCGGCGGCGCTGGCGCGGCTGCGTGCCCAGGGCATGGGCCAGGACGAGGCCGAGGCGCTGCTCGCCCGCGCCGAGGCCGCCCTGCTGGCCGGCCGGCACGCCGACGCGCGGCGCTGGGCGGGGCAGGCCCGGTCCTGCTTCCTGAAGCGGCGCAACGGGCGCTGGGCGGCGCTGGCGGACCTGGTCGACCTGCGCGCGGCGTACGCGACGGGCGGGCCGGACCGGGTGCTGCTGCGCCGGGCGAACACCCTCGCCGCCCGCCTGTCCGAGCTGGCGCTCGACGAGGACGCGCGGGTGGCGGGGCTGCTCGCCGCGCGGGCGAACGCCGCATTGGGCCGGACCGCCGACGCCGTGGACGCGCTGCGCCGCCACGGCGTGCTGCGCCACGGCGACCGGCTGGACACCCGGGTGCTTGGCCGGCTGGCGCGGGCCGAGGTCGCCGCCGCGTCCGGCCGGGCCGGCACCGCCGCGCGGCAGCTGACCACGGGCCTGGCCGAGCTGCACCGCTACCGCGCCCAGGTGGGCTGCCTCGACCTGCAGACCGGCGCCGCGGTGCACGGGCGGGACCTGGCCGGGGCCGGACTGCGCCGCGCGCTGGACCGGGGCCGCCCGGCCGAGGTCTTCGCCTGGGCCGAGCGCTCCCGGGCGCAGGCGCTGCTGCTGCCGCCCGTACGCCCGCCGGCCGACCCCGAGACCGCCGCCGCCCTGGCGGCCCTGCGGCAGGTCCGGCTGGCCGTACGCGAGGCCGAGCGCGCCGGGCGGCCCGCCGGTGCGCAGCGCTCGCACGCCGCCGAGCTGGAGCGGCGCATCCGGCACCGTTCGTGGACGCTGGCCGGGCCGGGCACCGGCGGCGCACCCGCTCCGATGGGCACCGTCGCGCAGGCCCTCGGCGACGCCGCGATGGCCGTCTACCTGCACGACGGCCCGGCGCTGCGCGCGCTGGTGCTGGCCGGTGGCACGGCGCGGCTGGTCGACGCGGGCCGCCCGGCCGCGGCGGCCGAGATCGCGCTGCGGCTGCGCGCCTCCCTGGACGCGCGGGCCGGGCGCGCGCTGCCACCTCGGCTGGCCGACGCGGTGCTCGCGTCCGTGCGCCGCGACGCCGCCGAGCTGGCCGCGGCGGTGCTCGGGCCGGTGCTCGCCGTCGCGGGTGACCGCGACCTGGTGCTCGTGCCGACCGGTGAGCTGCTGACCGTCCCGTGGAGCCTGCTGCCCGGCGCCGCCGGCCGGCCGGTCACCGTGGCCGCGTCCGCGACCAGCTGGTACACGGCGCGGCAGCGGGCTTACGGCGAGCCGGGCCCGGCCGGTCCGGCGCTGCTGGTGGCCGGGCCGGGCAACGACCGGGCCGAGGCGGAGGTGCACAAAATCGCGCGGTGCCACCCGGGCGCGCGGGTGCTCACCGGCCCGGCGGCGACGGCGGCAGCGACCCTGGCGGGCTGCGACGGCGCAGCTCTGCTGCACGTGGCCGCGCACGGCAGGCATCAGGGCGAGAACGCGCTGTTCTCCGCGTTCGAGCTGGCCGACGGCCCACTCATGGGCTATGACCTGCAGCAGCTGTCCGTCGCGCCCCGGGTGGCCGTGCTGTCGGCCTGCGAGCTCGGCCTGGCCGACGTGCGGCCCGGCCACGAGTCGGTCGGGCTGAGCACCGCCCTGATAGCGGCCGGGACCGCGACCGTGGTGGCGAGCGTCAGCCGGGTCGCCGACGACGTCGCGATGCACGTGATGACGGGCTTCCACCGGCGGCTGGCCGCGGGTGCCGCCCCCGCCGCCGCCCTTGCCGCCGCGGCGGGCGAGACCGAACCGGCCGGGTTCGTCTGCTTCGGGGCGGGCTGA
- a CDS encoding M23 family metallopeptidase — translation MQYRPEVSKEGDRYRGRRRAAAPSRRRYAAVLATAAAGAGVVAFGAGAAVDDAKSDPIVEVAAGAAVDDARAQAADRANRAERTMDTSVSATSADSWVLPLHDYDIVPQHAVRSSLLPKGLDLGGLPEGTPFASVHQGIVVQAGWNGAFGNSITVDHGGGVKTVYAHASAVLVKVGQQVGAGEQIGLLGNSGYAYGTHLHLEVYVNDAVQNPMSWFSAKGIDFELEIEAQPAA, via the coding sequence GTGCAGTACCGGCCAGAGGTTTCCAAGGAAGGCGACAGGTATCGCGGCAGGCGTCGCGCGGCAGCGCCGTCCCGCCGTCGGTACGCGGCAGTCCTGGCCACCGCGGCGGCCGGTGCGGGTGTGGTGGCGTTCGGCGCGGGAGCGGCCGTCGACGACGCCAAGAGCGATCCGATCGTAGAGGTGGCCGCCGGCGCGGCGGTCGACGACGCGCGTGCCCAGGCCGCCGACCGTGCCAACCGTGCCGAGCGCACCATGGACACCTCGGTCAGCGCGACCTCCGCCGACTCCTGGGTGCTCCCGCTGCACGACTACGACATCGTCCCGCAGCACGCGGTCCGCTCCAGCCTGCTGCCCAAGGGTCTCGACCTCGGCGGCCTGCCGGAGGGCACCCCGTTCGCGTCCGTGCACCAGGGCATCGTGGTGCAGGCCGGCTGGAACGGCGCCTTCGGCAACTCGATCACCGTCGACCACGGCGGCGGCGTCAAGACGGTCTACGCCCACGCCAGCGCCGTGCTCGTCAAGGTCGGCCAGCAGGTCGGCGCGGGTGAGCAGATCGGCCTGCTGGGCAACAGCGGCTACGCGTACGGCACGCACCTGCACCTCGAGGTCTACGTCAACGACGCGGTGCAGAACCCGATGAGCTGGTTCTCGGCCAAGGGCATCGACTTCGAGCTGGAGATCGAGGCGCAGCCCGCCGCCTGA